The stretch of DNA TGACTGTGGCTCCGCTGTTGCTGTTTACATTTATTACTGAAGTAGTGTAGATACAATTATTGGCATCCTTAATTGTAACCGTATATGCACCTGCCGCTAATCCTGTAAAAATATTGCTCGCTTGGTAAGTGATTCCATCCAATGAATACTGATAAGGTGTTGTGCCTCCTAATCCGGTTGCGGTGATACTTCCATTACTTGCTCCACATGTTGCATTGCTGCTGATGGCGGTGACTGTGGCTCCACTGTTGCTGTTTACATTTATTATTGAAGAAGTGTTAATACAATTATTTGCATCCTTAATTGTAATCGTAAATACACCAGCCGCTAATCCAGTAAAAATATTGCTAACCTGATAAGTTATTCCATCTAATGAATACTGATAAGGTGTTGTGCCTCCTAATCCTGTTGCGGTGATACTTCCATTGTTTGCTCCACAATTTGTGTTGCTGCTGATGGCGGTGACTGTGGCTCCACTGTTGCTGTTTACATTTATTAATGAAGATGTGTTGATACAATTATTACCATCCTTAATTGTAACCGTATATGCACCTGCCGCTAATCCTGCAAAAATATTGCTCGCTTGATAAGTGATTCCATCCAATGAATATTGATAAGGTGTTGTGCCTCCTATTCCGTTTGCAGTGATACTTCCATTGCTTGCACCACAGGTTGCATTGCTACTTATAGCTGTTACCGTGGCTCCACTGTTACTGTTTACATTTATTACTGAAGAAGTGTTGATACAATTATTTGCATCCTTAATTGTAACAGTATAAGTTCCCGCAGCTAAAGCTGAAAATACAATGTTTGCCTGATAAGTGATTCCATCCAATGAATATTGATAAGGTGTTGTGCCTCCTAATCCTGTTGCGGTGATACTTCCATTGTTTGCTCCACAATTTGTGTTGCTGCTGATGGCGGTGACTGTGGCTCCACTGTTGCTGTTTACATTTATTAATGAAGATGTGTTGATACAATTATTTGCATCCTTAATTGTAACAGTATAAACACCAGCCGCTAATGCTGCAAATACATTGCTTGCTTGATAAGTGATTCCATCCAATGAATATTGATAAGGTGTTGTGCCTCCTATTCCTGTTGCGGTAATACTTCCATTGTTTGTTCCACAATTTGTGTTGCTGCTGATGGCGGTGACTGTGGCTCCACTGTTGCTGTTTACATTTATTATTGAAGATGTGTTGATACAATTATTGGCATCCTTAATTGTAATCGTATATGAACCAGCCGCTAATCCTGTAAAGATATTGCTTGCTTGAAAAGTGATTCCATCTAATGAATATTGATAAGGTGTTGTGCCTCCTAATCCTGTTGCTGTGATACTTCCATTACTTGCTCCACAGTTTGCATTGCTGCTTATAGCTGTTACAGTGGCTCCACTGTTGCTGTTTACATTTATTATTGAAGAAGTGTTGATACAATTGTTTACATCCTTAATTGTAATCGTATATGCACCAGCCGCTAATGCTGCAAATACATTGCTCGCTTGATAAGTGATTCCATCTAATGAATATTGATAAGGTGTTGTGCCTCCTATTCCTGTTGCGGTGATACTTCCATTACTTGCTCCACAGGTTGCATTGCTGCTAATGGCAGTGACAGTTGCTCCACTTGTATTCGTAATATTGACAACTGCTGTTGTACTAATACAATTATTGCCATCCTTAATTGTAACCGTATATGCACCAGCTGCCAATCCTGTAAAAATATTGCTCGCCTGATAAGTGATTCCATCCAATGAATATTGATAAGGTGTTGTGCCTCCTATTCCGGTTGCAGTGATACTTCCATTGCTTGCACCACAGGTTGCATTGCTACTTATAGCTGTTACCGTGGCTCCACTGTTACTGTTTACATTTATTACTGAAGAAGTGTTGATACAATTATTTGCATCCTTAATTGTAACAGTATAAGTTCCCGAAGCTAAAGCTGAAAATACATTGTTTGCCTGATAAGTGATTCCATCCAATGAATACTGATAAGGTGTTGTGCCTCCTATTCCTGTTGCGGTGATACTTCCATTACTTGCTCCACAATTTGCATTGCTGCTAATGGCTGTGACTGTGGCTCCACTGTTGCTGTTTACATTTATTATTGAAGAAGTGTTGATACAATTATTTGCATCCTTAATTGTAATCGTATATGCACCTGCCGCTAATGCTGTAAATACATTGCTCGCTTGATAAGTGATTCCATCCAATGAATATTGATAAGGTGTTGTGCCTCCTAATCCTGTTGCGGTGATACTTCCATTGTTTGCTCCACAATTTGTGTTGCTGCTGATGGCGGTGACTGTGGCTCCACTGTTGCTGTTTACATTTATTAATGAAGATGTGTTGATACAATTATTACCATCCTTAATTGTAACCGTATATGCACCTGCCGCTAATCCTGCAAAAATATTGCTCGCTTGATAAGTGATTCCATCCAATGAATATTGATAAGGTGTTGTGCCTCCTAATCCTGTTGCGGTGATACTTCCATTGTTTGCTCCACAATTTGTGTTGCTGCTGATGGCGGTGACTGTGGCTCCACTGTTGCTGTTTACATTTATTAATGAAGATGTGTTGATACAATTATTACCATCCTTAATTGTAACCGTATATGCACCAGCCGCTAATCCTGTAAAAATATTGCTTGCTTGATAAGTGATTCCATCTAATGAATACTGATAAGGTGTTGTGCCTCCTAATCCTGTTGCGTTGATACTTCCATTGTTTGCTCCACAAGTTGCATTGCTGCTAATAGCTGTTACTGTTGCTCCACTCGTATTCGCAATATTGACAACTGCTGTTGTATTGACACAATTATTGCCATCTTTTATTGAAACAATATATACACCTGCTGCTAATCCTGTAAAAATATTGCTCGCTTGATAAGTGATTCCATCTAATGAATACTGATAAGGTGTTGTGCCTCCTAATCCTGTTGCTGTGATACTTCCATTGCTTGCTCCACAAGTTGAATTGTTGCTAATAGCGGTGACTGTGGCTCCGCTGTTGCTGTTTACATTTATTACTGAAGTAGTGTAGATACAATTATTGGCATCCTTAATTGTAACCGTATATGCACCTGCCGCTAATCCTGTAAAAATATTGCTCGCTTGGTAAGTGATTCCATCCAATGAATATTGATAAGGTGTTGTGCCTCCTAATCCTGTTGCGGTGATACTTCCATTACTTGCTCCACAAGTTGCATTGCTGCTAATGGCGGCTACAGTTGCTCCACTGTTACTGTTTACATTTATTACTGAAGAAGTGTTAATACAATTATTTGCATCCTTAATTGTAATCGTAAATACACCAGCCGCTAATCCAGTAAAAATATTGCTAACCTGATAAGTTATTCCATCTAATGAATACTGATATGGAGTTGCGCCTCCTAATCCTGTTGCGGTGATACTTCCATTACTTGCTCCACAATTTGTGTTGCTGCTGATGGCCGTTACGGTTGCTCCACTTGTATTCGCAATATTGACAACAGCTGTTGTATTAATACAATTATTACCATCTTTAATTGTAACCGTATATGCACCAGCTGCCAATCCTGTAAAAATATTGCTAGCTTGATAAGTGATTCCATCTAATGAATACTGATAAGGTGTTGTGCCACCTAATCCTGTTGCTGTGATAATTCCATTGCTTGCTCCACATGTTGCATTGCTGCTGATAGCGGTTACAGTTGCTCCACTGTTGTTGTTTACATTTACAATTGAAGATGTGTTGATACAATTATTTGCATCCTTAATTGTAACCGTATAAACACCAGCCGCTAATGCTGCAAATACATTGCTTGCTTGATAAGTGATTCCATCCAATGAATATTGATAAGGAGTTGTGCCTCCTATTCCTGTTGCGGTGATACTTCCATTGCTTGCTCCACAGGCTGCATTGCTGCTGACAGCCGTTACATTTGCCCCACTTGTATTCGCAATATTGACAACAGCTGTTGTATTGATACAATTATTTGCATCCTTAATTGTAACCGTATATGCACCAGCTGTCAATCCAGTAAAGATATTGCTAGCCTGATAAGTGATTCCATCTAATGAATACTGATAAGGTGTTGTGCCTCCTAATCCTGTTGCGGTGATACTTCCGTTACTTGCTCCACAGGTTGCATTGCTGCTGATAGCTGTTACAGTGGCTCCACTGTTACTGTTTACATTTATTACTGAAGAAGTGTTGATACAATTATTTGCATCCTTTATTGTAACCGTATATGCTCCCGCGGCTAATCCTGTAAAAATATTGCTCAATTGATAAGTGATTCCATCTAATGAATACTGATAAGGTGTTGTGCCTCCTATTCCGGTTGCAGAGATACTTCCATTGCTTGCACCACAGGTTGCATTGCTACTTATAGCTGTTACCGTGGCTCCACTGTTACTATTTACATTTATTACTGAAGAAGTGTTGATACAATTATTGGCATCCTTAATTGTAACCGTATAAACACCAGCCGCTAATGCTGCAAATACATTGCTTGCTTGATAAGTGATTCCATCCAATGAATATTGATAAGGTGTTGTGCCTCCTAATCCTGTTGCGGTGATACTTCCATTACTTGCTCCACAAGTTGCATTGCTGCTGATAGCAGTTACAGTAGCTCCACTTGTATGCGCAATATTTACAACCGTTGTTGTATTAATACAATTATTGCAATCCTTAATTGTAATCGTATATGCACCTGCCGCTAAACCTGTAAAAATATTGCTCGCTTGGTAAGTGATTCCATCCAATGAATACTGATAAGGTGTTGTGCCCCCCAATCCGGTTGCTGTGATACTTCCATTGCTTGCTCCACATGTTGCATTGCTGCTAATGGCGGTTACAGTTGCTCCACTGTTGCTGTTTACATTTATTAGTGAAGAAGTGTTGATACAATTATTTGCATCCTTAATTGTAACCGTATACATACCAGCCGCTAATCCTGTAAATACATTGCTCGCTTGATAAGTGATTCCATCCAATGAATACTGATATGGTGTTGTACCTCCTAATCCGGTTGCGGTGATACTTCCATTACTTGTTCCACAAGTTGCATTGCTGCTAATGGCCGTTACAGTTGCTCCACTAGTATTCACAATATTGACAACCGCTGTTGTATTAATACAATTATTGCCATCTTTAATTGTAACCGTATAGGCACCAGCTGCCAATCCTGTAAAAATATTGCTAGCTTGATAAGTGATTCCATCCAATGAATATTGATAAGGTGTTGTGCCACCTAATCCTGTTGCGGTGATACTTCCATTGCTTGATCCACAAGTTGCATTGCTGCTAATGGCAGTTACTGTAGCTCCACTTGTATTCGCAATATTGACAACAGCTGTTGTATTGATACAATTATTTGCATCCTTAATTGTAACTGTATACGCTCCAGCCGCTAATCCTGTAAAAATATTGCTCGCTTGATAAGTGATTCCATCCAATGAATACTGATAAGGAGTTGTGCCTCCTAATCCAGTTGCAGTGATACTTCCATTGCTTGCTCCACAGGTTGCATTGCTGCTGACAGCCGTTACAGTTGCTCCACTCGTATTTACAATATTTACAACCGCTGTTGTATTAATACAATTATTGCCATCTTTAATTGTAACCGTATATGCACCAGCTGCCAATCCTGTAAAAATATTGCTAGCTTGATAAGTGATTCCATCTAATGAATACTGATAAGGTGTTGGGCCTCCTAATCCGGTTGCGGTGATACTTCCATTACTTGCTCCACAGGTTGCATTGCTGCTAATAGCCGTTACAGTTGCTCCACTCGTATTTACAATATTTACAACCGCTGTTGTATTAATACAATTATTGCCATCTTTAATTGTAACCGTATATGCACCAGCTGCCAATCCTGTAAAAATATTGCTAGCCTGATAAGAGATTCCATCCAATGAATACTGATAAGGTGTTGTGCCCCCTAATCCAGTTGCAGTGATACTTCCATTGCTTGCACCACAGGTTGAATTGCTGCTGATGGCGGTGACTGTGGCTCCGCTGTTACTGTTTACATTTACTACTGAAGAAGTGTTGATACAATTATTTGCATCCTTAATTGTAACCGTATATGCACCAGCTGTCAATCCTGCAAAAATATTGCTAGCCTGATAAGTGATTCCATCTAATGAATACTGATATGGAGTTGTGCCACCTAATCCTGTTGCGGTGATACTTCCATTGTTTGCTCCACAAGTTGCATTGCTGCTAATAGCTGTTACTGTTGCTCCACTCGTATTCGCAATATTGACAACTGCTGTTGTATTGACACAATTATTGCCATCTTTTATTGAAACAATATATACACCTGCTGCTAATCCTGTAAAAATATTGCTCGCTTGATAAGTGATTCCATCTAATGAATACTGATAAGGTGTTGTGCCTCCTAATCCTGTTGCGGTGATACTTCCATTACTTGATCCACAAGTTGCATTGCTGCTAATGGCAGTTACTGTAGCTCCACTTGTATTCGCAATATTGACAACAGCTGTTGTATTGATACAATTATTTGCATCCTTAATTGTAACCGTATATGCACCAGCTGTCAATCCAGTAAAGATATTGCTCGCTTGGTAAGTGATTCCATCCATTGAATACTGATAAGGAGTTGTGCCTCCTAAACCTGTTGCAGTGATACTTCCATTGCTTGCTCCACAAGTTGCATTGCTGCTAATGGCCGTTACAGTTGCTCCACTTGTATTCGCAATATTGACAACAGCTGTTGTATTGATACAATTATTGCCATCTTTAATTGTAACCGTATATGCACCAGCCGCTAATGCTGCAAATACATTGCTTGCTTGATAAGTGATTCCATCCAATGAATACTGATAAGGTGTTGTGCCTCCTAATCCGGTTGCGGTGATACTTCCGTTGCTTGCTCCACAAGTAGTATTGCTGCTGATGGCAGTGACAGTTGCTCCACTAGTATTCACAATATTGACAACAGCTGTTGTATTGATACAATTATTGCCATCTTTAATTGTAACCGTATATGCACCAGCTGCCAATCCTGTAAAAATATTGCTCACTTGATAAGTGATTCCATCTAATGAATACTGATATGGTGTTGTGCCTCCTATTCCTGTTGCAGTGATACTTCCATTGCTTGCTCCACATGTTGCATTGCTGCTGATGGCAGTGACAGTTGCTCCACTAGTATTCACAATATTTACAACAGCTGTTGTATTAATACAATTATTGCCATCCTTAATTGTAATCGTATATGCTCCAGCCGCTAATCCTGCAAATACATTGCTCGCTTGATAAGTGATTCCATCTAATGAATATTGATAAGGAGTTGTGCCTCCTATTCCTGTTGCGGTAATATTTCCATTGTTTGTTCCACAATTTGTGTTGCTGCTGATGGCGGTTACAGTTGCTCCGCTGTTGCTGTTTACATTTATTATTGAAAATGTGTTGATACAATTATTGCCATCTTTAATTGTAACCGTATATGCACCAGCCGCTAATGTTGTAAATACATTACTCGCTTGATAAGTGATACCATCCAATGAATATTGATAAGGTGTTGTGCCACCTAATCCTGTTGCGGTGATACTTCCATTGCTTGCTCCACAGGTTGCATTGCTGCTTATAGCTGTTACAGTAGCTCCACTAGTATTCACAATATTAACAACTACAGATGTGTTGACACAATTATTGCCATCCTAATTGTAACCATATAGCACCTGCCGCTAATGTTGTAAATACATTACTCGCTTGATAAGTGATACCATCCAATGAATACTGATAAGGAGTAGTGCCTCCTAATCCGGTTGCGGTAATACTTCCATTGCTTGCTCCACATGCTGCATTGCTGCTGATGGCGGTGACTGTGGCTCCGCTGTTACTGTTTACATTTACTACTGAAGAAGTGTTGATACAATTATTTGCATCCTTAATTGTAACCGTATATGCACCAGCCGCTAATCCTGTAAAAATATTGCTCGCTTGATAA from Bacteroidota bacterium encodes:
- a CDS encoding gliding motility-associated C-terminal domain-containing protein — encoded protein: MNTSGATVTAISSNATCGASNGSITATGLGGTTPYQYSLDGITYQASNVFTTLAAGAYTVTIKDGNNCINTFSIINVNSNSGATVTAISSNTNCGTNNGNITATGIGGTTPYQYSLDGITYQASNVFAGLAAGAYTITIKDGNNCINTTAVVNIVNTSGATVTAISSNATCGASNGSITATGIGGTTPYQYSLDGITYQVSNIFTGLAAGAYTVTIKDGNNCINTTAVVNIVNTSGATVTAISSNTTCGASNGSITATGLGGTTPYQYSLDGITYQASNVFAALAAGAYTVTIKDGNNCINTTAVVNIANTSGATVTAISSNATCGASNGSITATGLGGTTPYQYSMDGITYQASNIFTGLTAGAYTVTIKDANNCINTTAVVNIANTSGATVTAISSNATCGSSNGSITATGLGGTTPYQYSLDGITYQASNIFTGLAAGVYIVSIKDGNNCVNTTAVVNIANTSGATVTAISSNATCGANNGSITATGLGGTTPYQYSLDGITYQASNIFAGLTAGAYTVTIKDANNCINTSSVVNVNSNSGATVTAISSNSTCGASNGSITATGLGGTTPYQYSLDGISYQASNIFTGLAAGAYTVTIKDGNNCINTTAVVNIVNTSGATVTAISSNATCGASNGSITATGLGGPTPYQYSLDGITYQASNIFTGLAAGAYTVTIKDGNNCINTTAVVNIVNTSGATVTAVSSNATCGASNGSITATGLGGTTPYQYSLDGITYQASNIFTGLAAGAYTVTIKDANNCINTTAVVNIANTSGATVTAISSNATCGSSNGSITATGLGGTTPYQYSLDGITYQASNIFTGLAAGAYTVTIKDGNNCINTTAVVNIVNTSGATVTAISSNATCGTSNGSITATGLGGTTPYQYSLDGITYQASNVFTGLAAGMYTVTIKDANNCINTSSLINVNSNSGATVTAISSNATCGASNGSITATGLGGTTPYQYSLDGITYQASNIFTGLAAGAYTITIKDCNNCINTTTVVNIAHTSGATVTAISSNATCGASNGSITATGLGGTTPYQYSLDGITYQASNVFAALAAGVYTVTIKDANNCINTSSVINVNSNSGATVTAISSNATCGASNGSISATGIGGTTPYQYSLDGITYQLSNIFTGLAAGAYTVTIKDANNCINTSSVINVNSNSGATVTAISSNATCGASNGSITATGLGGTTPYQYSLDGITYQASNIFTGLTAGAYTVTIKDANNCINTTAVVNIANTSGANVTAVSSNAACGASNGSITATGIGGTTPYQYSLDGITYQASNVFAALAAGVYTVTIKDANNCINTSSIVNVNNNSGATVTAISSNATCGASNGIITATGLGGTTPYQYSLDGITYQASNIFTGLAAGAYTVTIKDGNNCINTTAVVNIANTSGATVTAISSNTNCGASNGSITATGLGGATPYQYSLDGITYQVSNIFTGLAAGVFTITIKDANNCINTSSVINVNSNSGATVAAISSNATCGASNGSITATGLGGTTPYQYSLDGITYQASNIFTGLAAGAYTVTIKDANNCIYTTSVINVNSNSGATVTAISNNSTCGASNGSITATGLGGTTPYQYSLDGITYQASNIFTGLAAGVYIVSIKDGNNCVNTTAVVNIANTSGATVTAISSNATCGANNGSINATGLGGTTPYQYSLDGITYQASNIFTGLAAGAYTVTIKDGNNCINTSSLINVNSNSGATVTAISSNTNCGANNGSITATGLGGTTPYQYSLDGITYQASNIFAGLAAGAYTVTIKDGNNCINTSSLINVNSNSGATVTAISSNTNCGANNGSITATGLGGTTPYQYSLDGITYQASNVFTALAAGAYTITIKDANNCINTSSIINVNSNSGATVTAISSNANCGASNGSITATGIGGTTPYQYSLDGITYQANNVFSALASGTYTVTIKDANNCINTSSVINVNSNSGATVTAISSNATCGASNGSITATGIGGTTPYQYSLDGITYQASNIFTGLAAGAYTVTIKDGNNCISTTAVVNITNTSGATVTAISSNATCGASNGSITATGIGGTTPYQYSLDGITYQASNVFAALAAGAYTITIKDVNNCINTSSIINVNSNSGATVTAISSNANCGASNGSITATGLGGTTPYQYSLDGITFQASNIFTGLAAGSYTITIKDANNCINTSSIINVNSNSGATVTAISSNTNCGTNNGSITATGIGGTTPYQYSLDGITYQASNVFAALAAGVYTVTIKDANNCINTSSLINVNSNSGATVTAISSNTNCGANNGSITATGLGGTTPYQYSLDGITYQANIVFSALAAGTYTVTIKDANNCINTSSVINVNSNSGATVTAISSNATCGASNGSITANGIGGTTPYQYSLDGITYQASNIFAGLAAGAYTVTIKDGNNCINTSSLINVNSNSGATVTAISSNTNCGANNGSITATGLGGTTPYQYSLDGITYQVSNIFTGLAAGVFTITIKDANNCINTSSIINVNSNSGATVTAISSNATCGASNGSITATGLGGTTPYQYSLDGITYQASNIFTGLAAGAYTVTIKDANNCIYTTSVINVNSNSGATVTAISNNSTCGASNGSITATGIGGTTPYQYSLDGITYQASNIFTGLAAGAYTVTIKDANNCINTTAAVNIVNTSGATVTAISSNATCAASNGSITATGIGGTTPYQYSLDGITYQASNIFTGLAAGAYTVTIKDGNNCINTTAIVNIVNTSGVTVTAISSNATCGASNGSITTTGLGGTTPYQYSLDGITYQASNVFTALAAGAYTITIKDANNCINTSSIINVNSNSGATVTAISSNANCGASNGSITATGIGGTTPYQYSLDGITYQTSNVFAALAAGAYTITIKDANNCIITSSIINVNSNSGATVTAISSNATCGASNGSITATGLGGTTPYQYSLDGITYQASNVFTTLAAGAYTVTIKDGNNCVNTSVVVNIVNTSGATVTAISSNVTCGASNGSITATGLGGATPYQYSLDGITYQASNVFTALAAGTYTVTIKDGNNCINTSSIINVNSNSGATVTAISSNANCGASNGSITATGLGGTTPYQYSLDGITFQLSNVFATLAAGAYTITIKDSSNCINTTAVVTIANTSGATVTAISSNATCGASNGSITATGLGGTTPYQYSLDGITYQASNIFAGLTAGAYTVTIKDANNCTSSSVVLTITQIPMLQLMASGASTICNGQFTMLSAVASGGIAPYTYSWSNGTLAANVLVNPSTTTNYSVIVHDSSNCISTIQSLTVTVRAPLSIIVSPDDTICEGSTALLSALVTGGTGGPYHYHWLNFADTTATIAVSPLVSSTYQVTASDGCTTLDVSAAIFVKVNPKPQVDFSISPDEGCEPLTVTMQNLINAGPGSSYLWNFGDTSVGQGNQNIHQYEHHGVYTVSLTVNSAEGCTNTLIKNNSVQVYPKPHADFIANPWETTLVNSTIKFTDISSGASHWQWEFGDVFGISYNQNAVYQYNDTGHYQVKLSIENNYGCSDTAYGEVVILGEFTYYVPNSFSPNNDGINDSFGGSGIGIVSEELSIYDRWGILVYYEKGNKPNWDGKNQSDKKEVQEDVYIYEIDVKDIFNKSHNYSGQLTLFR